In a genomic window of Diadema setosum chromosome 3, eeDiaSeto1, whole genome shotgun sequence:
- the LOC140226637 gene encoding uncharacterized protein, whose amino-acid sequence MENIPRTDATNESGDNDDVTTLKQSCRAYAGSLTRKFRELESCMLSVDNYDTVVEKADQLDKTFNSYEERFYEYHERLTGQEADSAMDDFKGRQRNKEEFDARLRSWMVKAKESAQEMMVQPGSRGDDDNVSLRSSASRSSRSSRRSTSTTSSTMLRDARIKAEQARLKVEHVKKTQELRMKQMQIEKELATIEAANEMQQAEVEIRVLQEEIENESPASEVSVSRSVGKGVKKELNTNAPVFVSNQVDVSSNEVATKISTEPKVTDVFSVVDLAMSMPKPEVTKFDGNPLDYCGFMNKFEATIECKPVDNKVKLMYLIQFCVGKARESIENCTFLGSEGYQRARQILHDQFGQSFQVTTAHMKKVLNRQQIRPNDGNALWDLARAMRRCEMVLSHMGYRADMDSSGNLLQIQQLMPVYMQTEWAKRAHNMMKRGITPTFNMMADYVEECAQLANNMFGRNIGSGKGTTQRDHKTGTTRRTALSTQAQPQGQRLQTKCPCCSQMHNLDVCKQFKQKSRDERLRTVRDAKLCDNCFKPFHFATNCKQKSNCKVDGCKWRHHTLLHRHTEKPAKGHHESVTTTEARTASTEASEATGAGAKLTPEDGQCHSTSSARKKVCLRVVPVRVSGNGGEVRTWALLDDGSDVSLCDEKLVRQLGIQGVERNIQLSTVGNTGAAKKGLEVKLTVKNIEDGEGIRLPKVWTVRNLNISSSCIPTPEDLKGWRHLEGLELPNITGEEVQLLIGGDTPEAFWMLEQRRGNRKEPYAVKTILGWTVLGPTKSSTDQTSYQANFIKGDDALEHQLKRFWQLDHDVGGNHSLGESIQDQRAKATMDATVNFSKGHYEVGLPWKHAPPHLPDNRQMADMRLKYLKRRLLKDDHFCKKYTATMQDYIDKGYAEEVPANDITDQVWYLPHHPVLHPHKPEKVRVVFDCAARYQGTSLNDQLLQGPDYTNSLVGVLTRFRKEPVAMVGDIEAMFHQVKVPVKDRDALRFLWWKDGDLAAEPKEYRMTVHLFGATSSPSCASYALRKTAEENQTDFDEEVVSTVRQNFYVDDCLKSVATKEEGQNLIQGLCKLLKKGGFRLTKWLSNDMDVLASIPQEERAQSVVDLDLDHLPIERTLGVLWNVETDDFGFKVHLKEKPATRRGILSMVSSLYDPLGFLAPFILRAKLLLQSLCRRGVDWDERVTDDELQRWKQWLDDLPLLTGIKIPRCLKPPGFETVKSCQLHHFCDASQNGYAALSYLRLVDEIGNIHCSFIMGKSRLCPLKNTSIPRLELTAAVLAVDLNSLVQQELQMTVESTTYWTDSTSALQYIRNESRRFQTFVANRVAKIHEATTLSQWRHVGTTMNPADDGSRGMKAKDFVENSRWLTGPEFLQEEEDAWPKPPDVLPDLPEGDVEVKKTVDVNYTQTEMSRDLLQCYSTWDKLMKSVAWLLRYKEFLRMKVTRGKQCTRGNLTLKELRAAQMVVIRMVQRQEFPDELQGKSSRRSLEKLAPQVVNGVLRVGGRIGKAAINFNSKHPIILPHDHHVTRLIIEHHHRLVGHSGAGMTWSSLREQYWIVKGGAAVRHVIGKCLACKRRNAKPSEQVMAELPEERVNPVRAPFTYVGVDYFGPLYVKQGRSRVKRYGCIFTCLTMRAVHIELTRSLDTDSFINALRRFISRRGAPEKLFSDNGTNFRGAEKELRKSIDGINQRKVENFLHHKSVEWTFNPPAASHMGGIWERMIRSVRRILKNMSGEQVVCEEVLTTTLTEIEGILNARPLTRISMDANDEEPLTPNHLLLLRSNPNVPPGVFNKDDNYGRRRWRQVQYLASIFWKRWRKEYLSLLQERQRWTRPQRNLAKDDLVLLIDDNLPRGQWSLGKVVEVYPGRDGRVRQVEVRVGHKHFRRPVVKLCLLEASNKG is encoded by the coding sequence ATGGAGAACATTCCGCGAACCGATGCTACGAATGAaagtggtgataatgatgacgtCACGACTCTGAAACAGTCGTGTCGCGCTTATGCTGGCAGTCTCACAAGGAAGTTCAGGGAACTAGAGAGCTGCATGTTAAGCGTGGATAACTATGATACCGTTGTTGAGAAGGCTGACCAGTTAGACAAGACATTCAATTCATACGAGGAACGCTTCTATGAATATCACGAGAGACTGACTGGCCAGGAAGCTGACTCCGCCATGGACGACTTTAAAGGgcgacaaagaaacaaagaagaatttGACGCGAGGCTTCGGAGCTGGATGGTGAAAGCGAAGGAGAGCGCACAGGAGATGATGGTGCAGCCGGGATCACGTGGAGATGATGACAACGTGTCGCTAAGGTCTTCAGCATCCCGGAGTAGCAGATCATCGCGGCGTTCAACGAGCACGACGTCCAGCACGATGCTGAGAGATGCCCGCATCAAGGCCGAGCAAGCTAGGCTTAAAGTTGAACACGTAAAGAAGACGCAAGAACTGAGAATGAAACAAATGCAAATAGAAAAAGAACTTGCGACAATAGAGGCTGCAAATGAAATGCAGCAAGCCGAAGTAGAGATACGTGTCCTCCAAGAAGAGATTGAAAATGAATCACCCGCAAGTGAGGTGAGTGTGTCGCGATCTGTAGGCAAAGGTGTTAAGAAAGAATTGAATACAAATGCGCCTGTGTTCGTAAGTAACCAAGTAGATGTAAGCTCTAATGAGGTTGCAACTAAAATAAGTACAGAGCCGAAAGTTACTGATGTTTTTTCTGTTGTAGATTTGGCTATGAGTATGCCCAAACCAGAGGTGACAAAATTTGACGGCAACCCACTTGACTATTGTGGTTTCATGAACAAATTTGAAGCCACCATTGAATGTAAGCCAGTAGACAATAAGGTGAAATTGATGTACTTGATTCAGTTTTGTGTTGGTAAGGCACGAGAAAGCATTGAAAATTGTACGTTTCTCGGCTCTGAAGGCTATCAAAGGGCTAGACAAATCCTACATGACCAGTTCGGGCAATCCTTCCAAGTGACCACTGCCCACATGAAAAAGGTGTTGAATCGTCAACAAATACGCCCTAATGATGGAAATGCGCTCTGGGACCTAGCACGTGCTATGAGGAGGTGTGAGATGGTCCTGTCCCACATGGGTTATCGTGCAGACATGGATAGTTCCGGTAACTTGCTCCAAATCCAACAACTCATGCCAGTTTACATGCAGACAGAGTGGGCAAAACGTGCTCACAATATGATGAAGCGAGGGATAACACCGACCTTCAACATGATGGCCGACTACGTAGAGGAATGTGCTCAGCTCGCTAATAACATGTTTGGGCGAAATATCGGCAGCGGCAAGGGTACCACCCAAAGGGACCACAAAACAGGTACGACCAGACGCACAGCACTATCTACGCAAGCCCAGCCTCAAGGTCAAAGATTGCAAACAAAATGCCCTTGCTGTTCACAAATGCACAACCTGGACGTATGTAAACAGTTCAAACAAAAGTCACGAGACGAACGACTCCGTACAGTGAGGGACGCTAAGCTGTGTGACAATTGCTTCAAGCCGTTCCACTTTGCGACAAATTGCAAGCAGAAAAGCAACTGCAAGGTGGACGGCTGTAAATGGAGGCACCACACGTTGTTACATCGTCACACAGAGAAACCCGCCAAAGGACACCACGAAAGTGTAACCACGACTGAAGCAAGGACGGCTTCGACAGAGGCAAGTGAAGCGACTGGGGCCGGCGCTAAACTAACCCCAGAAGACGGTCAGTGCCACAGTACCAGTTCGGCACGTAAGAAAGTATGTCTACGCGTAGTACCGGTGAGGGTTAGTGGTAATGGTGGGGAGGTCCGAACATGGGCATTACTAGACGATGGTAGCGATGTCTCCCTCTGTGACGAAAAACTGGTCAGGCAGCTTGGCATACAGGGAGTGGAAAGAAATATCCAGCTGTCTACTGTTGGTAACACCGGAGCAGCGAAGAAAGGGCTTGAGGTGAAGCTGACAGTGAAGAACATCGAAGACGGGGAAGGCATCCGACTACCAAAGGTATGGACGGTACGCAACCTAAACATATCTTCCAGCTGCATACCAACACCGGAAGACCTGAAAGGCTGGCGACATCTAGAAGGGCTGGAACTACCCAACATCACAGGCGAGGAAGTTCAACTGCTGATAGGAGGAGACACGCCAGAGGCCTTCTGGATGCTGGAGCAAAGGCGCGGCAACCGGAAGGAACCCTACGCAGTGAAAACAATCCTAGGGTGGACCGTATTAGGGCCAACGAAGTCCTCTACTGATCAAACCTCCTACCaagcaaatttcatcaaaggaGATGATGCCCTTGAACACCAACTGAAAAGGTTCTGGCAGCTTGACCACGATGTTGGAGGGAACCACAGTCTAGGGGAGTCCATTCAAGATCAGCGAGCCAAGGCTACGATGGACGCAACTGTGAACTTCTCCAAAGGTCATTACGAAGTAGGTCTGCCATGGAAGCACGCTCCCCCACACTTACCAGATAATCGGCAGATGGCAGACATGCGGTTGAAATACCTCAAGAGAAGATTATTGAAAGATGATCACTTCTGCAAGAAATACACAGCTACGATGCAAGACTACATCGACAAGGGCTATGCAGAAGAAGTCCCAGCAAATGATATCACAGACCAAGTGTGGTATCTACCCCATCACCCAGTTCTACACCCACACAAGCCAGAGAAGGTACGGGTTGTGTTTGACTGCGCAGCACGCTACCAAGGGACATCTCTGAATGATCAACTCCTACAAGGGCCAGACTACACGAACAGTCTTGTCGGAGTTCTAACTAGATTTCGCAAGGAACCTGTGGCGATGGTAGGTGACATTGAGGCCATGTTTCACCAGGTGAAGGTACCTGTGAAGGATCGAGATGCTCTCCGTTTTCTGTGGTGGAAAGATGGGGACCTCGCTGCTGAACCGAAAGAATACCGTATGACGGTTCACTTGTTTGGGGCGACGTCATCCCCTAGTTGTGCCTCCTATGCTCTACGGAAGACGGCAGAGGAGAACCAGACAGACTTTGACGAGGAGGTTGTGTCCACTGTAAGACAAAATTTCTATGTAGATGACTGCCTCAAGTCGGTGGCAACCAAAGAAGAAGGACAAAACCTGATTCAAGGACTCTGCAAGCTGCTGAAGAAAGGCGGCTTCCGCTTAACAAAGTGGCTAAGTAATGACATGGACGTCCTTGCGTCAATACCACAAGAAGAGAGAGCACAGTCAGTGGTCGATCTCGACCTAGACCACCTACCAATTGAACGCACACTAGGTGTGCTATGGAATGTGGAGACTGATGACTTTGGATTCAAGgtgcatttgaaagaaaagccaGCAACACGGAGAGGCATCTTATCCATGGTCAGCTCCCTCTATGACCCTTTGGGATTTCTTGCACCCTTCATCCTACGAGCCAAGCTCCTACTACAGTCCCTTTGTCGGAGAGGTGTGGACTGGGATGAGAGGGTCACGGATGACGAGCTTCAAAGATGGAAGCAATGGCTAGATGATCTGCCACTACTGACAGGTATCAAGATTCCACGCTGTCTCAAGCCACCAGGATTTGAGACAGTAAAGTCATGCCAGCTGCACCACTTCTGTGACGCATCTCAGAATGGGTATGCAGCACTGTCATACTTGAGACTTGTAGACGAAATTGGGAATATACACTGTTCCTTCATCATGGGCAAGTCTCGTCTATGTCCTCTCAAGAACACATCAATCCCACGACTCGAGTTGACAGCAGCCGTACTTGCAGTGGATCTGAACAGTCTGGTACAACAGGAACTGCAAATGACCGTCGAATCCACCACATACTGGACTGACTCCACCTCGGCGCTACAATATATCAGAAACGAAAGCCGAAGGTTTCAGACATTTGTCGCGAACAGAGTAGCAAAAATCCATGAGGCAACGACCCTCTCCCAGTGGCGACATGTGGGCACCACAATGAATCCGGCTGACGATGGATCAAGAGGGATGAAGGCCAAGGACTTCGTTGAAAATTCCAGATGGCTGACTGGTCCGGAATTTCTACAAGAAGAAGAGGACGCCTGGCCCAAGCCCCCTGATGTATTACCAGACTTGCCAGAAGGTGATGTGGAAGTCAAGAAGACTGTAGATGTAAACTACACCCAAACAGAGATGTCAAGAGATCTTCTCCAATGCTACTCTACATGGGACAAGCTCATGAAGAGTGTAGCATGGCTCCTACGATACAAGGAATTCTTGCGAATGAAGGTGACCAGAGGTAAACAGTGCACTCGTGGGAATTTAACTCTGAAGGAGCTACGTGCTGCCCAGATGGTAGTTATTAGAATGGTACAGAGACAAGAATTTCCTGATGAGTTGCAAGGCAAGTCTTCCAGAAGGTCACTGGAAAAGTTGGCTCCACAAGTAGTGAACGGTGTACTACGCGTCGGTGGCCGCATCGGTAAAGCCGCAATCAACTTCAACTCTAAGCATCCAATCATACTACCACATGACCATCATGTAACACGCTTGATCATCGAACACCATCACCGCCTGGTAGGGCACTCCGGTGCTGGAATGACATGGTCCTCCCTACGGGAACAGTACTGGATCGTTAAGGGTGGTGCTGCAGTTCGACATGTGATTGGAAAATGCCTAGCCTGTAAAAGGCGAAACGCCAAGCCATCAGAACAAGTAATGGCCGAGTTGCCCGAAGAAAGAGTCAACCCGGTGAGGGCTCCATTCACCTATGTAGGGGTAGATTACTTTGGGCCTCTCTATGTTAAGCAGGGACGCAGTCGAGTCAAGCGATATGGCTGCATCTTTACATGCTTGACAATGAGGGCAGTTCATATCGAGCTGACAAGGTCCCTCGACACCGACTCGTTCATCAACGCTCTTCGGAGATTCATAAGCAGAAGAGGTGCCCCTGAGAAACTCTTCAGCGATAACGGTACCAACTTCCGGGGAGCCGAGAAGGAGTTAAGGAAGAGCATAGATGGAATCAACCAAAGAAAAGTCGAAAACTTCCTCCATCACAAATCAGTCGAGTGGACTTTCAACCCCCCAGCCGCAAGCCATATGGGTGGCATATGGGAAAGAATGATACGGTCCGTACGGCGAATATTAAAGAACATGAGTGGTGAACAGGTGGTGTGCGAGGAAGTACTGACCACAACTTTGACAGAGATCGAAGGAATTCTCAATGCACGCCCTCTTACTAGAATCAGTATGGACGCCAATGACGAAGAGCCGCTGACACCTAACCACCTATTGCTTCTGAGAAGCAATCCAAACGTACCACCAGGCGTTTTCAACAAGGATGACAACTACGGGAGAAGACGCTGGCGTCAGGTGCAGTACCTTGCATCTATCTTCTGGAAAAGGTGGCGTAAGGAGTATCTATCCCTGCTTCAAGAAAGACAAAGGTGGACTCGACCCCAGCGAAATCTTGCAAAGGATGACCTTGTGCTGCTCATTGATGATAACCTTCCACGTGGGCAGTGGTCATTGGGTAAGGTGGTAGAAGTCTACCCAGGCAGGGACGGGAGAGTGAGACAGGTAGAAGTAAGAGTGGGGCACAAACACTTCAGAAGGCCTGTGGTAAAGCTCTGCTTGCTGGAAGCAAGTAACAAGGGTTGA